The nucleotide sequence CATGCGACCTGCTGCCATTGAATCCAGACTTAAGTTGCGCAACCCTATTTATAGGGAAACGGCCGCTTACGGTCACATGGGTCGTGAGACCAAAACGGTGACTAAGGTCTTTGAATCACCTTACAATGGGAAAATCACTAAAGAAGTAGAACTATTTACCTGGGAAAAGCTGGACTTTACAGAGCAAGTGAAAAAAGCTTTTGGACTATAATTCTTCTAGGTTTCGTAAAAAACCCTAAGCGATAAACGCTTGGGGTTTTTTATTGATTCCAATTTGATCTTGAAATTATGATTTGCGCATCTGTCGCATCGCAAACCACAAGGCCATTAAAAATAAAAAGAGATACCATATATAACCACGATCTCTATCTCCAGTAGCCATAAGGAAAAGAACGTAGCCACTTCCCACACAACTAGTGTAGAATAAAATTTTCCAGAACCATTTGGGGATTTCCATAGTGTTAGTTCTTACCAGTTACCTTGTTTCCAGTCTTCAAATATTTTGCCCATGCCTTTGAATAGGTATGAACATCCTCAGTAGGTTTGCCCTGTTGGTCTACTACTTCATAACCAGCATCCTTCCAGGCAAAGATACTTCCGTAAAGGTTTTTGACATCGCTAAAACCAGCTTCCTGTAGTTTTTCACCATAATTCTCGCTGCGCACGCCTACGGTACAATAAACCACGATAGGCTTGTTTTTATTTGCCGTTTTTGCCAACCCTTTCCAATCCTTCAACGATTCACCAGCCCAGATGGCATTTGGCAAATGACTTACTTCAAATTCCTCAAGTTTTCGAGTATCCAGTATGATATAATCTTGATAGTTCATCTTGAGCTCTTGTACGCTTATGTAGGGAACGCTTTGGGTATTGTATTTCTTGAGCACGTCATCGATGGACTGCGCCTCGCCTACGGCCACACCCATAAAAAACATCACAGCTACCAGCATGTGTTTCTTGATCGTCATTTTAAAAGTGCTGTGTGGTTTCATTCAATACTATTTTTTTGCCCTGCAATTGCTTTTCAGCAGACGGAAGGATTTCCATATTGTCCCAAATTCCTGTAGCAAGTGTAGCGGCATATTCCATAGGTAGCTCATTTTTTTGCATCTGTTGCATGGCCGTTTGATAATCATAAGAAAGCTGAACATGCTCAAATTCAAAGCCATTGCTGTCGTCAATGATCATTGCCCAGGTCTGCGCAGAGCCATCATTTGCCGGCATACCTATCACTCCAGCGTTGAGCCATAACTTTTCCTGGTGATCATCTGCAAATGGCAAGCCACAATGACCCGCAATGATAACATCTGCTGTCAACCCATCAAAGCTTGTCTGTTTTTGTGTCCAGTCTGTGGACTTGAAAACGAATTGGGATACGTGATCATAACTTCCATGAACCAACGCTATCTGTTTGCCCGAATAGGAAAATGTAATGTGGTCTGGCAAGGATTTAAAATAGTGTTTTGAGCTGGTGTGAAGATTCGCTTTCGCGAAAGCGAACCATATCTCACTAAATCCATCGCATCTAGAACCTGTGGTAAAATCGCAACCGCAATCTTCCTGATCGTCGCGCAGTTGGATCTCTACATTACCTAAAATGCTATGAGCGCCCCATTTTTGAAATTGCTCCAAGGTTTCCTGTGGCTGCCCGCAGTAACCTATGATGTCGCCGGTACAGATACAGTTTTCTGCCGTGATACCTTGACTTTGCGCCAGTTCCATCAAACTTTCCAGCGCTTGTAAATTGCTATACACGCCACCGAATAGTAGCATCTTGCCGGTCTTTTGACCTAAATCTATGATCTTCTTATCCATGTGGGCAATAAGAATAAGATGAAACTAAGAAGAACTCCATAAATGTTGATCCATAAAAGGGATGCATATTTTCCTGTTGTGTAGATGAGTGATTCTGGGAACCATTCAAAGACTAATAATAGTCCGAAAATAAGGCCGCAAATTACGGACAAAAAATAACTGATCTGTGGCACTTTCATCTTCCATAAAAGAAAGACTGGTGTCAATCCTATTACCATGGTACCGCTTATGGTTGTAGCGCTCAGGATTTCGGCATCCAGAAAAACGGGAATAGTTCCCAACAGTGCTACTAAAACCATCATGAGTCGTCCAAAACTTACGGTAGAGCCCAATCCCAAATCTAGCGTTAACAGCTTAGAAAAACTGGAGAACGTGCTGTCCAGCGTACTCGCAGCACTGGTAATCATGATAAAATTGATGATGAGTAACAGAACGACTCCCAACTTTTTAGCCACTTCAACAGCCGCTTGACCTTCCAATCCTGCTTGTTGTGCATAGACACCTACTAAACTAAAAAGAACAATACACAGACCGCCTAATAAAGCTGCCCACAAGAAACTTTTTCTTGTGATACGTGGACTGGTGATAAATCCGCGATCTGTCAATACTGGATCATGAAACGGATAACTGAAGCTTTGCAGTACAGCCGCAAAAAATAAGTTTAATCCCATTTCCATGGACCAGGTACCGCTGGTCATCATTTCGCTTACATCAGCAGACGGCTCGGCAAAAATGACTCCGAGAATGATCATAAGTAGCACCGAAAAGAGTACCATCTGTATCACGTCCGTAAATATGGAACTACTCAAACCGCCTTTTAACGTATAGGCCAGCGTTAGCATCGTAAAAACAATGATCGCTGCATAATAAGGTGTGCTACCCATATCACCGAAGTAGGTTCCAATCACCATCGTGTTGGACCAGACTTCATTAAACAACCTAAAACTGATCAAGATGGAAAACAAACCAACAGCTCTGCGCCCGTATTTATCAGTCAGGAAATGATGTATGCTGCTATAACCACCAACCGTACGCAACTGATAAATAATAAGTCCAGCTACTGCAAAAGACAGATAATAACCTGCATAAGCCACACCGCCAACCAGACCAAATTCCAATC is from Nonlabens sp. YIK11 and encodes:
- a CDS encoding rhodanese-like domain-containing protein — protein: MKPHSTFKMTIKKHMLVAVMFFMGVAVGEAQSIDDVLKKYNTQSVPYISVQELKMNYQDYIILDTRKLEEFEVSHLPNAIWAGESLKDWKGLAKTANKNKPIVVYCTVGVRSENYGEKLQEAGFSDVKNLYGSIFAWKDAGYEVVDQQGKPTEDVHTYSKAWAKYLKTGNKVTGKN
- a CDS encoding sodium:solute symporter family transporter, which gives rise to MEFLTQTSTLQWLLIIGSSVVFFILAPYAKDVATFFKAQHRGKEPNMLMLTGSLIISWIFAKSITNAANLGLEFGLVGGVAYAGYYLSFAVAGLIIYQLRTVGGYSSIHHFLTDKYGRRAVGLFSILISFRLFNEVWSNTMVIGTYFGDMGSTPYYAAIIVFTMLTLAYTLKGGLSSSIFTDVIQMVLFSVLLMIILGVIFAEPSADVSEMMTSGTWSMEMGLNLFFAAVLQSFSYPFHDPVLTDRGFITSPRITRKSFLWAALLGGLCIVLFSLVGVYAQQAGLEGQAAVEVAKKLGVVLLLIINFIMITSAASTLDSTFSSFSKLLTLDLGLGSTVSFGRLMMVLVALLGTIPVFLDAEILSATTISGTMVIGLTPVFLLWKMKVPQISYFLSVICGLIFGLLLVFEWFPESLIYTTGKYASLLWINIYGVLLSFILFLLPTWIRRS
- a CDS encoding metallophosphoesterase family protein; its protein translation is MDKKIIDLGQKTGKMLLFGGVYSNLQALESLMELAQSQGITAENCICTGDIIGYCGQPQETLEQFQKWGAHSILGNVEIQLRDDQEDCGCDFTTGSRCDGFSEIWFAFAKANLHTSSKHYFKSLPDHITFSYSGKQIALVHGSYDHVSQFVFKSTDWTQKQTSFDGLTADVIIAGHCGLPFADDHQEKLWLNAGVIGMPANDGSAQTWAMIIDDSNGFEFEHVQLSYDYQTAMQQMQKNELPMEYAATLATGIWDNMEILPSAEKQLQGKKIVLNETTQHF